Part of the Gemmatimonadaceae bacterium genome is shown below.
CACACAGCATCGCGGCGCAAGGCGGCATCAACGCCGCGAAGAACTATCAGAACGACGGCGACTCGGTCTACCGCCTGTTCTACGACACGGTCAAAGGCGGCGACTTCCGCTCGCGCGAGGCGAACGTGTACCGCTTGGCGCAGGTGAGTCTCAACATCATCGACCAGTGCGTGGCGCAGGGCGTGCCGTTCGCGCGCGAGTACGGCGGCCTGCTCGCCAACCGCTCGTTCGGCGGCGCGCAGGTGTCGCGGACGTTCTATGCGCGCGGGCAGACGGGCCAGCAGCTTTTGTTAGGCGCGTATCAGGCGCTCGAGCGCCAGGTCGGCCTGGGCCGGCTGCGCATGTATCCGCGCACCGAGATGCTGGACCTGGTGGTGATCGACGGCCGCGCGCGCGGCATCGTCGTGCGCGACCTGGTGTCGGGCGCGGTGACCTCGCACGCCGGCGACGTCGTCGTGCTGGCGACCGGCGGCTACGGCAACGTCTTCTATCTCTCGACCAACGCCAAAGGCTCCAACTGCACGGCGATCTGGCGGGCATACAAGCGCGGCGCGGGATTCGCCAATCCGTGCTACACGCAGATCCATCCGACGTGCATCCCGCAGAGCGGCGAACACCAGTCGAAGCTCACGCTCATGAGCGAGTCGCTGCGCAACGACGGCCGCGTGTGGGTGCCGAAGCAGCAGCGCGACACGCGTCCGCCCAACCAGATTCCCGACGCGGACCGCGACTATTACCTGGAGCGCAAGTATCCGAGCTTCGGCAATCTGTCGCCGCGCGACATCGCGTCGCGCGCCGCAAAGGAAGTCTGCGACGAGGGGCGCGGCGTGGGGCCGGGCGGCCGCGGCGTGTACCTCGACTTCGCCGACGCCATCAAGCGGTTAGGCGTCGAGACCATTCGCGAGCGGTACGGCAATCTGTTCGAGATGTACGAGCGCATCACCGCCGAGAATCCGTACACGGTGCCGATGCGCATCTATCCCGCCGTGCATTACACGATGGGCGGGTTGTGGGTCGACTACAATCTCATGAGCACGATTCCGGGGCTGCACGTGGCCGGCGAGGCGAATTTTTCGGACCACGGCGCCAACCGGTTAGGCGCGAGCGCGCTGATGCAGGGGTTGGCCGACGGCTACTTCGTGATCCCGTACACGGTGGGCGACTACATCGGGTCGGCCAAGCTCGAGCGGGTGGACGAATCGCACCCGGCGTTCCGCGATGCGGAGCGCGGCGTGTCGGAGCGCACGGCGCGCCTGCTGGCCATCGACGGCACGCGCACCGTGGACTCGTTCCACCGAGAGTTAGGCAAGGTCATGTGGGACTATTGCGGCATGGCGCGCAACGCCAAGGGCCTCGCGTACGCCCTCGAAAAAATCCCCGAGATCCGCGCCGATTTCTGGCGCACCGTGGATGTGCCCGGCAGCGCCGCCGAGCTCAACCAGGCGCTCGAAAAAGCGGGCCGCGTGGCGGACTTTCTCGAGTTAGGCGAACTGATCTGCCGGGACGCGCTCGAGCGCCGTGAATCGTGCGGCGCGCACTTCCGCGAAGAGTTCCAGACGCCCGACGGCGAAGCCCTGCGCGACGACGCGCACTTCGCGCACGTCGCCGTCTGGCAATACCGCGGCGACGATCAGCCGCCCGAACGGCTCGAAGAGCCGCTCGAATTCGAGAACGTCCACCTGTCGCAGCGGAGTTACAAGTAGCATGCGCACGACCCGACGGCTCACCGGAGTGAGAGCGTGAAGTTCACGTTGCACGTGTGGCGGCAGGCGAGCGCCAGCGCGATCGGCGCGTTCGCGACATATCAGGCCACAGACATCAGCGCGGACATGTCGTTCCTCGAGATGCTCGACGCGGTCAACGAATCGCTCATCGAGCGCGGCGACGAGCCCGTGGCGTTCGACAACGACTGCCGCGAGGGTATCTGCGGGATGTGCGGCATGATGATCAACGGTGTGGCGCACGGGCCCATGCGGGCGACCGCTACATGCCAGCTCTTCATGCGCCACTTCCAGGACGGCGATACGATCTACATCGAGCCGTGGCGCGCGCGCGCGTTCCCGGTGATCAAAGACCTCGTCGTCGACCGCAGCGCGTTCGACCGCGTGATCGCGTCGGGCGGGTTTATCACCGCGCCCACCGGCGGCGCCCGCGATGCGAACAACATCCTGGTGCCCAAATCCGACGCCGACGACGCAATGGATTCCGCGGCGTGCATCGGCTGCGGCGCGTGCGTGGCCGCGTGTCCTAACGGATCGGCATCCCTCTTCACCGGCGCCAAGATCGCGCACCTCGGCGTGCTCCCGCAGGGACAAGCCGAGCGTCGCCAGCGCGTGCTGCGGATGATCGCGCAGATGGACGAAGAGGGCTTCGGCGGCTGCACGTGGCACGGCGAATGTCACGAAGCCTGCCCCAAAGCGATCAGCCTCGACGTGATCGCCCGTATGAACGGCGACTACCTGCGCGCGCTCTGGACGTCACACGAAGAAAAACACGAGCAGGCGGGTGGCTGAACCACCGCCGCACTATGTCCCACGCAACTTCAATCCGCGTCCAAAAGCTCTATCCGTTTTATCCGTTCAATCCGCCTTCAAATCTTTGGCAACGTGACGCCTTGCTGGCCTTGGTACTTGCCGGCCTTGTCTTTATAGGACGTCTCGGGCGGCTCGTCGCCCTCGAAAAACACCACCTGCGCGATGCCTTCGTTGGCATAGATGCGCGCGGGCAGCGGCGTGGTATTCGAGATCTCGAGCGTCACGAAGCCCTCCCACTCCGGCTCGAACGGCGTGACGTTCGTGATGATGCCGCAGCGCGCGTACGTCGACTTGCCGAGGGTCAGCGTTAGGACGTTGCGCGGGATGCGGAAATATTCCACCGAGCGCGCGAGCGCGAAGCTGTTGGGCGGGACGATGCAGACATCGCCCTCGAACTCGACGAACGATTTGGGGTCGAAGTTCTTCGGGTCGACGATCGAGTTGAGCACGTTCGTGAAAATCCGGAATTCCCGCGCGACGCGCATGTCGTAGCCGTACGAGCTGACCCCGTACGAGATCACGCCTTGGCGCACCTGACGGTCCGCGAACGGCTCGATCATGTGGTGTTCGAGCGCCATGCGGCGAATCCAGCGATCACTTTTGAGCGACATGTCGGCGGGTGGGCGGAGGGTGATGACGACTCGGCGGGAAGCGGCGGGCAATGTATGTGTGCTCCTATGAGTTCGCTACGTTGACACTCGACGAGACGTCGCGATAAGTTTCCGGTGTTGGACAACGTGAAAAATTTCACGAGCTGGGAGCCGGATGGGACGAGACTACTTTCCGATTCTTTTGCTGGTCGGCTTCGTCGCGGCAAACGCGGTGATGATGCTCGTCGTCTCCCACCTCACGATTCGGCCGCGTCCAACACCAGAAAAACAGACGCCCTACGAGTCCGGAATGCCGCCGCTGGGTGACGCCCGCGAACGGTTTTCGGTGAAGTTTTACATGGTCGCGATGTTGTTCATCGTCTTCGACATCGAGACGGTCTTCCTGATCCCATGGGGAGCGTCGTTCCGCCAACTCTCCTGCGGTGTTCCTCTCGCCAACGGCGTCTGCCCGATGGGCCAAGTGTCGTTCTTCGGATTCGGTGAAATGATCGTGTTCATCGTGATCCTGGCCGTCGGCCTCGTCTACGTCTGGAAAAAAGGAGCGCTCCAATGGGATTGACCGCCCGTCACACAGACAGCCTTGCGCGAACCGACACCGCATCTGGGTCCGGTGAGAGCTGGGTGGCAACGCGACTCGACTTCCTCGTGAACTGGGGACGCGCGGGCTCGCTCTGGCCAATGCCGTTCGGCACCGCTTGCTGCGCCATCGAGTTCATGGCCACGGCGGCGAGCCGCTTCGACCTGGCGCGATTCGGCATGGAGCGCATGAGTTTTTCGCCGCGTCAGGCCGACGTGCTCATCTGCGCCGGTCGCGTGCCGTTCAAGCTCGCGCCGGTGCTCCGTCGCATCTGGCAGCAGATGCCGCAGCCCAAGTGGTGCATCTCGATGGGCGCGTGCGCGTCGTCGGGCGGCATGTTCGACAACTATGCCGTGGTGCAGGGGATCGACACGATCATTCCCGTCGACGTCTATGTACCCGGCTGTCCGCCGCGGCCCGAAGGCTTGTTGTACGGCATTCTGATGCTGCAGGACAAGGTGAAGCGCGAGCGCATGTCGGATACGGCGCTGCGCAACGAGATGGATCCCGATCCGAAGAGCGGTCTCTACATCCCGCCGGCGGCCATCGACGAGTTGTCGGAGCCGTTTGGAAACTCGGTGCATCAAACCCGGTCCGGACTGTGAGCGCCTCCTGGTCGGTTGTGCTTCCCGGCAGCGCCGCGCCCGACGCCCCGGCGCCGGCGACGCCCAAACACGTGCCTAACCGTGGCGGCGCGGCGAACCCCAGCGCCGACGCGTTGCGCGCCAGGTTTCAGGGCGGCGTCACGCGCGTCGAGGTGATCTGGGGCGAAACGACCGTCTATGTCGACCGCACGCGGCTGTTCGACATCGTGCAATGGTTGCACGACGATCCATCGCAGCGCTACGACTATTTGTCGGATGTCACCGCTGTCGAATACCGCGATCCGGAGCAGCCGATCGAAGTGGTGTGGCATCTCCGGTCGCTGCCATATCGCCGGTTCCTGCGCGTGAAGGTCGAGCTGCCGCGCGACGGCAAGACCCCGCTCGAAGTGGCGAGTGTCTGGAGCGTGTACAAGGGCGCCGATTGGCTCGAGCGCGAGTGCTACGACATGTTCGGCATTCGCTTCGTTGGGCATCCCGATCTGCGGCGCATCCTGATGTGGGAGCAGTACCACGAGGGCTTTCCGCTGCGCAAGGATTTCCCGCTGCGCGGCCGGTTCAGCCGTGCCGAGCAGCTGCGACAGGCGCTCGCCGCCAATCCGGAGGCGCGCTACTCGATGGAAGAGCTGACCGTGGCGCAGGCGTTCGAGGACCTGCCCGAAGCCATGCGCGCGCGGCTCAAGAGCGGCGAGCGGACGGGAGAGTAGCGTGAGCACCAAGCGCACCGTCGACGTCGCGATCGGCACGTCGGGCCTCGATGAGCAGGGACGTCCGCGCCGGGCGCCGCTCACCGTGAACGAGGGTGGAACCGTCACGACGCTCGAGCCGCCGCCGGCGCTCGAGGACGCCCTCGAGCTCGAGGGCGAGCACATGCTGATCAACATCGGTCCGCAGCATCCGGCCACGCACGGCGTGCTGCGGCTCGTGCTCGAGCTGGACGGCGAGACCGTCGTGCGGTGCATTCCGCACATCGGCTACCTGCACTGCGGTTTCGAGAAGATCGGCGAATACCGGCAGTACAACCAGGTGATCCCGTGGACCGACCGCGAGGACTACCTGAACTCGATCGGCAACAACGTGGCCTTCGCGTTAGGCGCGGAGCGGCTGTTTGGCATCGAGATCACGCCGCGCTGCACGGTGCTGCGCGTGATCGCGATGGAGTTGTCGCGGATCATCTCGCACCTCGTGTGGTTGGGCACGACGTGCATCGACATCGGCGCGTTCACGCCGTTCCTGTGGGCGTTCGAGCAGCGCGAGCGGGTCTACGAGCTGCTGGAGCGCTGGGTGGGCGCGCGGCTGACGACGAGCGCCACCCGCGTCGGCGGCATGGCGGCCGACATCCCGGCCGGGTGGATGGATCAGCTCCAGCACTTCATCAAGACGTTCCCGAAAACGGTCGACGAGATCGACCGGGTGCTCACGACCAACGGCATCTGGGTCGGGCGGACGGTTGGGTTAGGCGTGATGTCGGCCGACGAGGCGGTGAACTACGGCCTGTCGGGCCCGATGCTCCGCGCCTCGGGCGTGGCGTTCGATGTGCGCCGCGACTTTCCGTACCTCGACTACGAGACGTACGACTTCGAAGTGCCGGTCGGAACGCACGGCGACGTGTACGACCGGTACCTCGTGCGGATGGAAGAGCTGCGCCAATCGACGCGCATCCTCGCCCAGGCGGCGGCGCGCCTCCCCGAGGGCCCGGTCAACAGCGACGACCATCGCGTCGTGCTGCCGCCCAAGAGCAAGGCGATGAGCGACATGGAGTCGATGATCCACCACTTCAAGCAGGTGATGGAAGGGCCGCGTCCTCCGTTAGGCGAATCGTACGTGGCCGTGGAAAGCCCCAAGGGCGAGAAGGGCTACTACATGGTGTCCGACGGCACCGCCAAGCCCGTCCGCTGGCGCATCCGTCCGCCGTCGTTCCTCAACCTGTCGGCCATCGGCAAGATGGTCGAGGGTCACATGCTCTCCGATGTCATCGCCATCAACGCGAGCATCGATATCGTCATGGGAGAAATCGATCGGTGAAGGTGCACGAAGTCGGCGGCACGCGCGCCGAGAGCGACACGTCGCACGCCGAGCACGAGCGCGGTCCCTACACCCCCGTGTTCGTCGGCGATGCGAAGACCGAGCTCGATGCCTTGCTCACGCGCTATCCGACCAAGATGGCGGCGCTCCTGCCCGTGCTCTGGATCGTACAGCACGAACGGGGATGGGTGTCGGACGACGCCATGGCCGAAGTCGCGGAGCTCCTCGATCTCACGCCGGCGTACGTCAAAGGCGTGGTCACGTTCTACACGATGTACCACCAGCACCCGGTGGGGAAATACTTCATCCAGGTGTGCACCACGTCGCCGTGCGGAGCGTGCGGCGCCGAGAAGGTCGTGGACGCGCTGCTCAAGCACACGCGGTGCGGCGAGTTAGGCGCAACCTCCGCCGACAGCCGCTACACCGTCATCGAAGTCGAATGCCTCGGCGCCTGCGGATTCGCGACGCCGGTGATGGTCAACGAAGAATTCATCGAGTCGGTGACGCCCGAGCGCGTCCCGCAGATCCTCAGCCAGTACCAGTAATGGGCTTTCCACACGCTCCGCACGCCAAGGAGACGCCGGTCCTCTCGCAATACTTCGGCGATCCGGCGGCGCGGACGGTCGCGGGGTGGAAACAGCGCGGCGGCTACGCCGCGCTGGAACAGGCGTTAGGCATGTCGCCCGCCGACATCGTGACCGTGGTCAAAGAATCGGGGCTCCGCGGCCGCGGCGGCGCCGGCTTTCCCACGGGCATGAAGTGGTCCTTCATGAAACCCGGCGACGGCAAACCGCACTACCTCTGCGTGAACGCCGACGAATCCGAGCCGGGCACGTTCAAGGACCGCGAGATCATGCGTTGGACGCCGCACGCGCTCATCGAGGGCGCCGCCATCGGTTCGTACGCCATGGGCGCCGAGACGTGCTACATCTACATCCGCGGCGAGTTCACCGAACCGCTCACCGTGATGAACGCGGCGGTGAACGAGGCGTACGCGGCCGGCATCGTCGGGCCTAACGCCATGGGCACCGGCAAGCGCATCGACGTGCACGTCCACAAGGGCGCCGGTGCGTACATCTGCGGCGAAGAAACGGCGCTCATGAATTCGCTCGAGGGCAAGCGCGGCAACCCGCGCATCAAGCCGCCGTTTCCGGCCGTGGCCGGCGTCTTCGGAATGCCCACCACGATCAACAACGTCGAGACGCTCGCGGCAGTGCCGCACATCATG
Proteins encoded:
- the ndhC gene encoding NADH-quinone oxidoreductase subunit A — its product is MGRDYFPILLLVGFVAANAVMMLVVSHLTIRPRPTPEKQTPYESGMPPLGDARERFSVKFYMVAMLFIVFDIETVFLIPWGASFRQLSCGVPLANGVCPMGQVSFFGFGEMIVFIVILAVGLVYVWKKGALQWD
- the dcd gene encoding dCTP deaminase is translated as MSLKSDRWIRRMALEHHMIEPFADRQVRQGVISYGVSSYGYDMRVAREFRIFTNVLNSIVDPKNFDPKSFVEFEGDVCIVPPNSFALARSVEYFRIPRNVLTLTLGKSTYARCGIITNVTPFEPEWEGFVTLEISNTTPLPARIYANEGIAQVVFFEGDEPPETSYKDKAGKYQGQQGVTLPKI
- a CDS encoding NADH-quinone oxidoreductase subunit C; translation: MSASWSVVLPGSAAPDAPAPATPKHVPNRGGAANPSADALRARFQGGVTRVEVIWGETTVYVDRTRLFDIVQWLHDDPSQRYDYLSDVTAVEYRDPEQPIEVVWHLRSLPYRRFLRVKVELPRDGKTPLEVASVWSVYKGADWLERECYDMFGIRFVGHPDLRRILMWEQYHEGFPLRKDFPLRGRFSRAEQLRQALAANPEARYSMEELTVAQAFEDLPEAMRARLKSGERTGE
- a CDS encoding NAD(P)H-dependent oxidoreductase subunit E; translated protein: MKVHEVGGTRAESDTSHAEHERGPYTPVFVGDAKTELDALLTRYPTKMAALLPVLWIVQHERGWVSDDAMAEVAELLDLTPAYVKGVVTFYTMYHQHPVGKYFIQVCTTSPCGACGAEKVVDALLKHTRCGELGATSADSRYTVIEVECLGACGFATPVMVNEEFIESVTPERVPQILSQYQ
- the nuoF gene encoding NADH-quinone oxidoreductase subunit NuoF, producing MGFPHAPHAKETPVLSQYFGDPAARTVAGWKQRGGYAALEQALGMSPADIVTVVKESGLRGRGGAGFPTGMKWSFMKPGDGKPHYLCVNADESEPGTFKDREIMRWTPHALIEGAAIGSYAMGAETCYIYIRGEFTEPLTVMNAAVNEAYAAGIVGPNAMGTGKRIDVHVHKGAGAYICGEETALMNSLEGKRGNPRIKPPFPAVAGVFGMPTTINNVETLAAVPHIMNRGAAWYKGMSHSNPKSTGTKLFSVCGNIAKPGNYEVEMGFPFKDFLYDMCGGPTPGRRFKAIVPGGSSVPIQTMEEAEATLMDYEGFVAQGSMLGSGGVIVFDDAQCMVKHIARFARFYAHESCAQCTQCREGTAWCTRILERIERGHGTMEDLDTLLDLSEQMTAKTICVLSDSCAAPIVSGIHKFRSEFEAHITGKRCPMGATAAA
- the nuoD gene encoding NADH dehydrogenase (quinone) subunit D encodes the protein MSTKRTVDVAIGTSGLDEQGRPRRAPLTVNEGGTVTTLEPPPALEDALELEGEHMLINIGPQHPATHGVLRLVLELDGETVVRCIPHIGYLHCGFEKIGEYRQYNQVIPWTDREDYLNSIGNNVAFALGAERLFGIEITPRCTVLRVIAMELSRIISHLVWLGTTCIDIGAFTPFLWAFEQRERVYELLERWVGARLTTSATRVGGMAADIPAGWMDQLQHFIKTFPKTVDEIDRVLTTNGIWVGRTVGLGVMSADEAVNYGLSGPMLRASGVAFDVRRDFPYLDYETYDFEVPVGTHGDVYDRYLVRMEELRQSTRILAQAAARLPEGPVNSDDHRVVLPPKSKAMSDMESMIHHFKQVMEGPRPPLGESYVAVESPKGEKGYYMVSDGTAKPVRWRIRPPSFLNLSAIGKMVEGHMLSDVIAINASIDIVMGEIDR
- a CDS encoding succinate dehydrogenase/fumarate reductase iron-sulfur subunit, translating into MKFTLHVWRQASASAIGAFATYQATDISADMSFLEMLDAVNESLIERGDEPVAFDNDCREGICGMCGMMINGVAHGPMRATATCQLFMRHFQDGDTIYIEPWRARAFPVIKDLVVDRSAFDRVIASGGFITAPTGGARDANNILVPKSDADDAMDSAACIGCGACVAACPNGSASLFTGAKIAHLGVLPQGQAERRQRVLRMIAQMDEEGFGGCTWHGECHEACPKAISLDVIARMNGDYLRALWTSHEEKHEQAGG
- the nuoB gene encoding NADH-quinone oxidoreductase subunit NuoB, with translation MGLTARHTDSLARTDTASGSGESWVATRLDFLVNWGRAGSLWPMPFGTACCAIEFMATAASRFDLARFGMERMSFSPRQADVLICAGRVPFKLAPVLRRIWQQMPQPKWCISMGACASSGGMFDNYAVVQGIDTIIPVDVYVPGCPPRPEGLLYGILMLQDKVKRERMSDTALRNEMDPDPKSGLYIPPAAIDELSEPFGNSVHQTRSGL
- a CDS encoding fumarate reductase/succinate dehydrogenase flavoprotein subunit — translated: MSAPLDARIPDGPIGEKWDRHKFEMKLVNPANKRKHTVLVVGSGLAGASAAASLAELGYQVKCFCFQDSPRRAHSIAAQGGINAAKNYQNDGDSVYRLFYDTVKGGDFRSREANVYRLAQVSLNIIDQCVAQGVPFAREYGGLLANRSFGGAQVSRTFYARGQTGQQLLLGAYQALERQVGLGRLRMYPRTEMLDLVVIDGRARGIVVRDLVSGAVTSHAGDVVVLATGGYGNVFYLSTNAKGSNCTAIWRAYKRGAGFANPCYTQIHPTCIPQSGEHQSKLTLMSESLRNDGRVWVPKQQRDTRPPNQIPDADRDYYLERKYPSFGNLSPRDIASRAAKEVCDEGRGVGPGGRGVYLDFADAIKRLGVETIRERYGNLFEMYERITAENPYTVPMRIYPAVHYTMGGLWVDYNLMSTIPGLHVAGEANFSDHGANRLGASALMQGLADGYFVIPYTVGDYIGSAKLERVDESHPAFRDAERGVSERTARLLAIDGTRTVDSFHRELGKVMWDYCGMARNAKGLAYALEKIPEIRADFWRTVDVPGSAAELNQALEKAGRVADFLELGELICRDALERRESCGAHFREEFQTPDGEALRDDAHFAHVAVWQYRGDDQPPERLEEPLEFENVHLSQRSYK